In Quercus robur chromosome 11, dhQueRobu3.1, whole genome shotgun sequence, the following proteins share a genomic window:
- the LOC126704767 gene encoding ankyrin repeat-containing protein NPR4-like: MKETANSCMLVATLISTVVFAAALTVPGASNKISNTSYFHKEQWFMIFILSNAVALFTSAASIVLLLSILTSSYAQSEFVYSLHKRLMFGLTKLFISITTMVSAFIAAIFLIFDYKLEWVPYVIASLACAPVILFLVLHSSLWADLIRSY, from the coding sequence ATGAAGGAGACAGCCAATTCATGTATGCTTGTAGCAACTCTCATTTCTACTGTGGTCTTCGCAGCAGCTCTCACAGTTCCTGGTGCCAGTAACAAGATATCAAATACTTCTTATTTCCACAAAGAGCAGtggtttatgatttttattctttcaaatGCAGTAGCACTCTTTACCTCGGCAGCATCAATTGTGTTGTTACTGTCCATTCTTACTTCAAGCTATGCACAAAGTGAGTTTGTGTATTCATTGCACAAAAGGTTGATGTTTGGGCTCACAAAACTCTTCATCTCCATAACAACCATGGTCTCAGCCTTTATTGCTGccatctttttgatctttgacTACAAGTTAGAATGGGTTCCTTATGTCATTGCTTCACTTGCCTGTGCTCCAGtgattttgtttcttgtgttaCATTCGAGCCTTTGGGCTGATTTAATCCGCTCATATTAG